Proteins co-encoded in one Listeria ivanovii subsp. ivanovii genomic window:
- a CDS encoding GntR family transcriptional regulator, giving the protein MEYKDLSPAVQSEEQLRQLIQEKTARGELDFPSERTLESELGVSRTTLRRSLDTLEKEAVIQKRSRKGIEINPKQTINILKMNSMSSQLPSDQTVTVLSSEITKGVKEVNHFLTTDIKNPLYKLVRLRSIEGRPFSYEISYLDSARFPGIEQIDLNNTSLYHVLEERFQIKPTYGREELRFVSANEDLAHVLKVKKQTPLFEVVSKAFDQNDEPFEYSKQYLIGDQIKYKINAKNIFDYLEDE; this is encoded by the coding sequence ATGGAATACAAAGATTTATCGCCTGCTGTACAGAGTGAAGAACAATTAAGGCAACTCATTCAAGAAAAGACAGCGAGGGGCGAATTAGATTTTCCGTCCGAAAGAACACTTGAATCGGAATTAGGGGTAAGTAGAACCACATTAAGAAGGTCGCTTGATACACTTGAAAAAGAAGCAGTCATCCAAAAAAGAAGTCGTAAAGGAATTGAAATTAATCCAAAACAAACGATTAATATTTTGAAGATGAATTCAATGAGTAGTCAGTTGCCATCTGACCAAACAGTTACAGTACTTTCGAGTGAAATAACAAAAGGTGTAAAAGAAGTAAACCATTTTTTAACAACAGACATAAAAAATCCTCTCTACAAATTGGTCAGATTGCGGAGTATTGAAGGGAGACCTTTTTCTTATGAAATATCGTATCTAGATAGCGCTCGTTTTCCGGGAATTGAACAAATAGATTTAAATAACACATCGCTTTACCATGTGTTAGAAGAGCGCTTCCAGATAAAACCTACATACGGACGCGAAGAATTGCGCTTTGTTTCAGCGAATGAAGATTTAGCGCATGTGTTAAAAGTCAAAAAGCAAACACCACTTTTCGAAGTAGTAAGTAAGGCGTTTGACCAAAATGACGAGCCGTTTGAGTACAGTAAACAATATCTAATTGGTGATCAAATTAAGTACAAAATCAACGCGAAAAATATATTTGATTACTTGGAGGATGAGTGA
- a CDS encoding aldo/keto reductase, with product MEYVKFGNTGMDVSKICLGTMGFGDKDKWVHKWVLDEANSRPIIKKALDLGINFFDTANIYSYGESEKIVGRALKDYASRDDIVLATKVHSTMRPGRPNSSGLSRKAILSEIDQSLKRLETDYVDLYIIHRFDENTPIEETMEAMHDVVKSGKARYIGASAMFAWQFQKAQRVAEKNGWTKFVSMQNHYNLIYREEEREMIPFCRDEKIAITPYSPLASGRLTREFAETTYRSETDAVQKSKYDGTQDSDKGIIERVAELAEKHQVTRDKIALAWMLTKQGITSPIIGAQKESHLESAVAALDIKLSETEVDYLEELYVPHPVVGALPIKK from the coding sequence ATGGAATATGTGAAATTTGGAAATACTGGAATGGATGTTTCAAAAATTTGCCTAGGAACAATGGGATTTGGTGACAAAGATAAATGGGTGCATAAATGGGTTTTAGACGAAGCGAATAGTCGACCAATTATTAAAAAAGCACTAGACTTAGGAATTAATTTCTTTGATACAGCCAATATTTATTCCTACGGGGAAAGTGAAAAAATTGTTGGCCGCGCCTTGAAAGATTATGCTAGTAGGGATGATATTGTACTTGCCACTAAAGTACATTCTACAATGCGACCAGGTCGTCCGAATAGCAGTGGTTTATCTAGAAAAGCAATTTTAAGTGAAATTGATCAAAGTTTGAAACGCTTAGAAACAGATTATGTTGATTTATATATCATCCACCGTTTTGATGAAAATACACCAATTGAAGAAACAATGGAAGCGATGCATGATGTTGTTAAGTCAGGAAAAGCCCGTTATATTGGAGCTAGTGCAATGTTTGCTTGGCAATTCCAAAAAGCACAACGCGTTGCTGAAAAAAATGGTTGGACAAAATTTGTTTCGATGCAAAATCATTATAATTTGATTTACCGAGAAGAAGAACGGGAAATGATTCCATTTTGCCGGGATGAAAAAATTGCGATAACACCATATAGCCCGCTCGCTTCAGGAAGACTAACTCGAGAATTTGCAGAAACTACTTATCGTTCAGAAACCGATGCTGTTCAAAAATCTAAATATGATGGTACTCAGGATTCAGACAAAGGAATTATCGAGCGCGTGGCTGAACTAGCGGAGAAACATCAAGTGACAAGAGATAAAATTGCCTTAGCTTGGATGTTAACTAAACAAGGAATTACTTCGCCAATTATCGGAGCGCAAAAAGAAAGTCATCTAGAAAGCGCAGTAGCAGCACTTGACATTAAGCTTTCAGAAACAGAAGTAGACTACTTAGAAGAATTATATGTTCCCCATCCAGTGGTCGGAGCATTGCCGATAAAAAAATAA
- a CDS encoding SIS domain-containing protein: MLKFDEQKVLENMEGALKLRPQINEIVDEIQNRGFSNICWLGIGGTYASAMQAVVHMKEKTALETFYENAAVFLTTGNKRVTKDTLVVISSVTGSTEEVVDAVKKCNEIGATVLGFIDKGEAELAKLVDHLISYPLNEQLKFFMVADRFMYLAGEFDEYDEFYQEMDQHFAKGIVVVEKSADEFGKAFAQKHHQDDIHYFVGAGNQWGATYSYAMCYWEEQHWIKTKSIEAHEFFHGMFEIVERDTPVTIYVTEDSQRSLSERVVKFIPQICANYTVIDAKDYELPGISPKFRGALSPFIIHAVNNRIDVHVEQINCHPMEIRRYYCQLDY, translated from the coding sequence GTGTTAAAGTTTGATGAACAAAAAGTATTGGAAAATATGGAAGGGGCGTTAAAATTACGGCCACAAATTAATGAAATAGTTGATGAAATTCAAAATCGTGGTTTCAGTAATATTTGCTGGCTCGGAATTGGTGGAACTTATGCGTCTGCTATGCAAGCGGTTGTTCATATGAAAGAAAAAACAGCACTCGAAACTTTTTATGAAAATGCAGCAGTGTTTTTAACAACTGGAAATAAACGAGTGACAAAAGATACCTTAGTTGTAATTTCGTCTGTCACAGGTAGCACAGAAGAAGTAGTAGACGCCGTGAAAAAATGTAATGAAATTGGTGCAACGGTATTGGGATTCATTGATAAAGGTGAGGCAGAACTTGCTAAATTGGTAGACCACTTAATTTCTTATCCATTAAACGAACAGTTGAAATTCTTCATGGTCGCTGATCGATTCATGTACTTAGCAGGAGAATTTGACGAGTATGATGAATTTTATCAAGAAATGGATCAGCATTTTGCCAAAGGGATTGTAGTAGTAGAGAAATCAGCGGACGAATTCGGAAAAGCATTTGCGCAGAAACACCACCAAGATGACATTCACTATTTTGTCGGAGCGGGAAATCAGTGGGGCGCAACTTATTCATACGCAATGTGTTACTGGGAAGAACAACACTGGATTAAAACGAAATCGATTGAGGCGCATGAATTTTTCCACGGGATGTTTGAAATTGTCGAACGCGATACACCTGTAACTATTTATGTAACAGAAGATAGCCAGCGCTCGCTTAGTGAACGAGTAGTGAAATTCATTCCGCAAATTTGTGCTAATTACACGGTCATTGACGCTAAAGATTATGAGCTACCAGGTATTTCACCAAAATTCAGAGGGGCACTTTCACCATTTATTATCCATGCAGTCAATAATCGAATTGATGTCCATGTGGAGCAAATTAACTGCCATCCAATGGAAATTAGAAGATATTATTGTCAGCTAGACTATTAA
- the alsS gene encoding acetolactate synthase AlsS codes for MAKLEKEQEKKVNQGKSGADLVVDSLINQGVTHVFGIPGAKIDKVFDVMEDRGPELIVSRHEQNAAFMAAAIGRLTGKPGVVLVTSGPGASNLATGLVTATAEGDPVVAIAGNVTRQDRLKRTHQSMDNAALFRPITKYSEEVVHAESIPEAITNAFRSATEPNQGAAFISLPQDIVNETNVPVKAIRPLAKPENGPASKEQVAKLVSRLKKAKLPVLLLGMRASSPEVTGAIRRLLQKTSIPVVETFQAAGVISRDLEDNFFGRVGLFRNQPGDILLNKADLVITVGYDPIEYDPKAWNTSGDRTIVHIDDIRADIDHYYQPVTELVGNISLTLDRVNAKFSGLELADKELETLKELHNKLEERDVPPVSDETNRVHPLSVIQTLRSAIDDNVTVTVDVGSHYIWMARHFRSYEPRRLLFSNGMQTLGVALPWGIAATLVHPGEKVVSISGDGGFLFSAMELETAVRLRAPLVHLVWNDGSYDMVAFQQKMKYGKEAAVRFGDVDIVKFAESFGAKGLRVTKPEDLADVLKEALESEGPVVVDIPIDYRDNIKLGETILPDQFY; via the coding sequence ATGGCGAAATTAGAAAAAGAACAAGAAAAAAAAGTAAACCAAGGGAAATCTGGCGCAGATTTAGTTGTTGATAGCTTAATTAATCAGGGTGTAACACATGTATTTGGGATCCCGGGCGCAAAAATCGACAAAGTATTCGATGTCATGGAAGACCGCGGTCCAGAATTGATTGTTAGTCGACATGAACAAAATGCTGCTTTTATGGCTGCAGCAATTGGTCGTTTAACTGGAAAACCAGGAGTTGTTTTAGTAACAAGTGGACCAGGTGCGTCTAATCTTGCAACAGGACTTGTAACCGCAACTGCTGAAGGGGATCCTGTGGTGGCAATTGCTGGAAACGTAACTAGACAAGATCGCCTCAAAAGAACCCACCAATCGATGGATAACGCTGCTCTCTTTCGTCCAATTACTAAATATAGCGAAGAAGTTGTCCACGCTGAAAGTATACCAGAAGCAATCACTAACGCATTTCGTTCAGCAACGGAGCCTAACCAAGGTGCAGCTTTCATCAGTTTGCCACAAGATATTGTTAATGAAACAAATGTACCTGTAAAAGCAATTCGTCCACTAGCAAAACCAGAAAATGGCCCAGCATCGAAAGAACAAGTGGCGAAATTAGTTTCTCGCTTGAAAAAAGCAAAATTGCCAGTTTTATTACTAGGAATGCGCGCTTCAAGTCCGGAAGTAACAGGTGCGATTCGTCGTTTACTTCAAAAAACAAGTATTCCCGTAGTTGAAACATTCCAAGCAGCGGGAGTTATCTCGCGTGACTTAGAAGATAATTTCTTTGGTCGTGTAGGTTTGTTCCGTAATCAACCTGGAGATATCCTTCTTAACAAAGCTGATTTAGTCATTACAGTCGGTTATGACCCAATTGAATACGATCCAAAAGCTTGGAACACATCTGGAGATCGAACTATTGTCCACATAGATGATATTCGTGCTGATATTGATCACTATTACCAACCGGTCACAGAACTAGTAGGAAATATATCACTAACGTTGGACCGTGTTAATGCTAAATTTAGTGGGTTAGAACTAGCGGATAAAGAATTGGAAACTTTAAAAGAGCTTCATAATAAATTAGAAGAAAGAGATGTTCCACCTGTCAGCGATGAAACGAATCGTGTTCATCCGCTGTCCGTTATTCAAACGCTTCGTTCCGCCATTGATGATAATGTTACTGTAACTGTAGATGTTGGTTCGCATTATATTTGGATGGCTCGTCATTTCCGTTCCTATGAACCACGCCGTCTGCTTTTCAGTAATGGAATGCAAACGCTTGGTGTGGCACTTCCATGGGGGATTGCGGCAACACTCGTTCATCCCGGTGAAAAAGTAGTTTCGATATCGGGGGATGGTGGATTCCTGTTTTCGGCAATGGAGCTTGAAACGGCTGTTAGATTGCGCGCACCACTTGTTCATCTAGTTTGGAATGATGGTAGCTACGACATGGTTGCCTTCCAACAAAAAATGAAATACGGCAAAGAAGCAGCTGTTCGTTTCGGCGATGTAGATATTGTGAAATTTGCGGAAAGCTTTGGGGCAAAAGGACTTAGAGTGACAAAGCCAGAAGATTTAGCCGATGTTTTAAAAGAAGCGCTTGAATCAGAAGGGCCGGTAGTCGTGGATATTCCAATTGATTATCGTGATAATATCAAACTTGGAGAAACTATACTACCAGATCAATTTTATTAA
- the deoC gene encoding deoxyribose-phosphate aldolase: MNIAKMIDHTALKPDTTKEQILTLTKEAKEFGFASVCVNPTWVKLAAEQLAGAESVVCTVIGFPLGANTPEVKAFEVNDAIKNGAKEVDMVINIAALKDKNDELVERDIRAGVDAAKGHALVKVIIETCLLTDEEKVRACEIAVKAGTDFVKTSTGFSTGGATAEDIALMRKTVGPNIGVKASGGIRTKEDVEKMIKAGASRIGASAGVAIVSGEKAAKPDNY; this comes from the coding sequence ATGAATATTGCTAAAATGATCGACCATACAGCTCTGAAACCAGACACAACAAAAGAACAAATTTTAACATTAACAAAAGAAGCGAAAGAATTTGGCTTTGCTTCCGTTTGTGTGAATCCAACATGGGTGAAATTAGCTGCAGAACAATTGGCAGGCGCTGAATCAGTTGTTTGTACCGTTATCGGTTTCCCGCTTGGAGCAAATACACCAGAAGTAAAAGCGTTTGAAGTAAATGACGCAATCAAAAATGGCGCAAAAGAAGTCGATATGGTTATTAATATCGCTGCTTTAAAAGACAAAAATGATGAATTAGTAGAACGCGATATCCGTGCTGGAGTCGATGCTGCCAAGGGACACGCCTTAGTTAAAGTTATAATCGAAACATGCCTGTTAACAGATGAAGAAAAAGTTCGCGCTTGTGAAATCGCTGTAAAAGCAGGAACAGACTTTGTTAAAACCTCTACTGGATTTTCAACAGGAGGCGCAACTGCAGAAGACATCGCCCTAATGCGCAAAACAGTTGGACCGAATATTGGCGTCAAGGCATCTGGTGGAATTCGAACTAAAGAAGATGTAGAAAAAATGATTAAAGCTGGCGCATCTCGTATTGGTGCAAGTGCAGGAGTCGCAATTGTTTCCGGCGAAAAGGCAGCTAAACCAGATAATTACTGA
- a CDS encoding PTS mannose/fructose/sorbose/N-acetylgalactosamine transporter subunit IIC: MEQLGTALLLALAAMLANGEYLFGSSMLSRPLVTCTLAGLIMGDVQMGIVMGATLELAFVGSFSIGASIPPEIISGSILGTAFAISTGESTAVALALGIPIASLVLVVKNLCFIFVLPYFVHKADRYALEGNSKGISRMQLLGGFLSINLPIGIIVATSYLVGSPVIQNVLDAIPAFVIAGLGIATGLLPAYGFALLLKLMVNKKNAVFFVFGFALAVYLKVPVTGVAIFGACLALILTGYATLKNNDHNGPSGGSREPALANDGGINYEDEEF; encoded by the coding sequence ATGGAACAGTTAGGAACAGCGCTTTTGCTCGCACTTGCAGCCATGCTTGCAAATGGAGAGTATTTGTTTGGTTCATCAATGTTATCGCGGCCACTTGTAACATGTACACTTGCAGGGTTAATTATGGGTGACGTGCAGATGGGGATTGTTATGGGAGCGACATTAGAATTAGCTTTTGTAGGTTCATTTTCCATCGGTGCATCCATTCCTCCAGAAATTATTTCAGGGAGTATTTTAGGGACAGCATTTGCCATTTCAACGGGCGAAAGTACAGCCGTAGCACTTGCACTCGGTATTCCAATTGCTTCACTAGTATTAGTTGTTAAAAATTTATGTTTCATTTTTGTATTACCTTATTTTGTACATAAGGCAGATAGGTATGCTTTAGAGGGTAATTCAAAAGGGATAAGTCGAATGCAGCTCTTAGGTGGATTCTTATCTATCAATTTACCCATCGGGATTATTGTTGCAACATCTTATCTTGTTGGTAGCCCAGTTATCCAAAATGTCCTTGATGCAATTCCAGCTTTTGTTATTGCTGGCTTAGGCATTGCAACTGGTTTATTACCAGCTTACGGTTTTGCTTTACTTCTTAAATTAATGGTAAACAAAAAGAATGCGGTATTTTTCGTTTTTGGTTTTGCACTCGCAGTTTATTTAAAAGTTCCAGTTACAGGAGTAGCCATTTTTGGCGCTTGTTTAGCACTTATTTTGACAGGTTACGCTACACTTAAAAATAATGATCACAACGGACCAAGCGGAGGGAGCAGAGAACCAGCACTTGCTAATGATGGAGGGATAAACTATGAAGATGAAGAGTTCTGA
- a CDS encoding sugar-binding transcriptional regulator, with the protein MDKQKEQLSVEVARLYYQADFSQQEIAARLGVSRPTVSRLLQNAKTKGYVKIEVQDPFANLTELATALKEKYQLKNVSVAFSQTSDYTEITKQISQSAAKYLTEIIRDGDILGVSWGTTMYKIAQKLTPSKTEIKVVQLKGGVSHSDVNTYAAETLALFGTSFDTSPVSLPLPVVLDNPVAKQMVEADRHIKNMIDLGKKANVAIFTVGTVRDEALLFRLGYFSDAEKNRLKEKAVGDICSRFFTINGEVADQKMDERTIGINLQDLKQKETTILVAGGERKLKAIHGALCGGYANHFITDQFTAKNLLEQNFMY; encoded by the coding sequence ATGGACAAACAAAAAGAACAGCTTAGTGTGGAAGTTGCGAGACTATACTACCAAGCTGATTTTAGCCAACAAGAAATTGCTGCTAGACTTGGTGTGTCACGACCGACCGTTTCCAGACTACTACAAAATGCCAAAACAAAAGGCTATGTTAAAATCGAAGTCCAAGATCCATTTGCGAATCTCACCGAACTAGCAACAGCCTTAAAGGAAAAATATCAACTAAAAAATGTTTCCGTTGCTTTTAGTCAAACAAGTGACTACACCGAAATAACCAAACAAATTAGTCAAAGTGCCGCAAAATATTTAACAGAAATTATCCGTGACGGTGACATTCTAGGAGTAAGTTGGGGAACCACCATGTATAAAATCGCCCAAAAATTAACCCCGTCAAAAACCGAAATAAAAGTAGTGCAGTTAAAAGGTGGCGTTAGTCATTCAGATGTTAATACATATGCGGCGGAAACATTAGCGCTATTTGGGACTTCTTTTGATACGTCACCTGTTTCATTACCACTCCCAGTTGTGCTCGACAATCCAGTAGCTAAGCAAATGGTTGAAGCCGATAGACACATTAAAAATATGATTGACCTAGGAAAAAAAGCGAATGTGGCTATTTTTACAGTCGGAACAGTGCGCGACGAAGCTCTACTCTTTCGGTTAGGCTATTTTTCTGATGCGGAAAAAAATCGTTTAAAAGAAAAAGCTGTTGGCGACATTTGTTCAAGATTTTTCACTATTAACGGGGAAGTTGCGGATCAGAAAATGGACGAACGAACCATTGGTATAAATCTGCAAGACTTAAAACAAAAAGAAACCACCATTCTCGTAGCAGGTGGCGAACGGAAATTGAAAGCAATTCATGGAGCGCTTTGTGGTGGGTATGCCAATCACTTTATTACAGACCAATTTACTGCCAAAAATCTACTTGAACAAAATTTCATGTATTAG
- a CDS encoding PTS sugar transporter subunit IIA, whose amino-acid sequence MKAIFVCTHGNAAKELIHSAEMICGIQENTSFVSFDEGESAENLQTKIITEVGKLDLTEGILFLTDLKGGTPFNVLVGLLANYRQTELVTGVNIPLLLEVFLGRATFTLAELAKQATDTGKLGIYQYVTPVEEVEEDF is encoded by the coding sequence ATGAAAGCAATTTTTGTTTGCACACACGGAAATGCCGCAAAAGAATTAATTCATTCAGCTGAAATGATTTGCGGTATTCAAGAAAATACGAGTTTTGTATCGTTTGATGAAGGTGAATCAGCTGAAAACTTACAGACGAAAATAATCACTGAAGTAGGAAAACTTGATTTAACAGAAGGAATTTTATTTCTAACTGATTTAAAAGGTGGTACTCCGTTTAATGTACTAGTTGGACTCTTAGCTAATTATCGCCAAACAGAACTTGTCACCGGAGTCAATATCCCGTTGTTACTAGAAGTGTTTTTAGGCAGAGCAACATTTACTTTAGCTGAACTAGCAAAACAAGCAACTGACACAGGCAAATTGGGGATTTATCAATATGTCACACCAGTGGAAGAAGTAGAAGAAGATTTTTAG
- a CDS encoding PTS sugar transporter subunit IIB, whose protein sequence is MIQFLRVDHRLLHGQVAVSWFNALDVNTILVANDGVAADDFRKSAIRLAKPEAAKLVMKSIDESIASINSGVTDKYNLLVVVESVGDAYKLIKGTNGKIPMLNLGGTKQREGTTNFSKAINLTAEEVEKLQELQKEAIDVFMQQVPNEKKVIFEA, encoded by the coding sequence ATGATTCAATTTCTACGTGTAGATCACCGTTTACTTCATGGGCAAGTAGCAGTTTCCTGGTTTAATGCATTAGATGTTAATACAATTTTAGTGGCAAATGACGGGGTAGCTGCAGATGATTTTCGTAAATCTGCCATTCGTCTTGCTAAACCCGAAGCGGCAAAACTAGTGATGAAGAGCATTGACGAAAGTATTGCTTCCATCAACTCAGGTGTTACCGACAAATATAATTTATTAGTTGTGGTGGAATCAGTTGGTGACGCTTACAAATTAATAAAAGGAACAAATGGTAAGATTCCAATGTTGAATTTAGGCGGTACAAAACAAAGAGAAGGAACAACAAATTTCTCCAAAGCAATCAATTTAACTGCCGAAGAAGTAGAAAAATTACAAGAATTGCAAAAAGAAGCTATTGATGTTTTCATGCAACAAGTACCAAATGAGAAAAAAGTGATTTTTGAAGCATAA
- a CDS encoding PTS system mannose/fructose/sorbose family transporter subunit IID translates to MKMKSSDVLTKKDLMKVFWRSFTMEWSWNYERQSNMGYGFSMLPALNKIFKNDKEKRISSYQRHLEFYNVTPWLSTFPLGISIAMEEQSAKDETFDTDSINNIKVALMGPLSGIGDSFFWGTLRVIATGIGTSLALQGNILGPILFLLIFNIPAILTRYYGLFIGYNIGANFIEKIQKTGLMDKLSYGASIIGLGVVGAMVATMVNINMPMKFGSGDEAVTVQSIFDGIVPGILALAFTFFIFWLDKKGLKAHWILLLIAGIGILGAYTGLLK, encoded by the coding sequence ATGAAGATGAAGAGTTCTGATGTACTAACGAAAAAAGATTTAATGAAAGTTTTTTGGCGCTCGTTCACGATGGAATGGTCATGGAACTATGAACGACAATCCAACATGGGTTATGGCTTTTCGATGTTACCAGCACTAAACAAAATTTTTAAAAATGATAAGGAAAAACGAATTTCATCTTATCAAAGGCATTTAGAATTTTATAATGTGACACCATGGCTTTCTACTTTTCCACTTGGGATTTCGATTGCAATGGAAGAACAATCAGCAAAAGACGAGACATTTGATACAGATTCTATCAATAATATCAAAGTAGCATTAATGGGGCCTCTAAGCGGTATTGGAGATTCCTTCTTCTGGGGAACGTTACGTGTTATTGCAACTGGGATTGGGACATCGTTGGCGTTACAAGGAAATATTTTAGGGCCGATTTTGTTCCTTCTTATTTTCAATATTCCAGCTATTCTGACGCGTTATTATGGTTTATTCATTGGTTACAACATTGGTGCAAATTTCATTGAAAAAATCCAAAAGACTGGATTGATGGATAAATTATCTTACGGCGCGTCGATTATTGGTTTAGGCGTTGTTGGAGCAATGGTCGCCACGATGGTTAACATCAATATGCCGATGAAATTTGGTTCAGGAGACGAAGCAGTAACCGTTCAAAGTATTTTCGATGGTATTGTCCCTGGGATTTTAGCATTAGCATTTACATTCTTTATTTTTTGGTTAGATAAAAAAGGTTTGAAAGCACATTGGATTCTGTTATTAATCGCAGGAATCGGGATTTTAGGTGCTTATACCGGTTTATTAAAATAA
- a CDS encoding GntR family transcriptional regulator: protein MSAKKPLFEVIAYELREKINRDEYKAGMLMPSESELQEIFSSSRTTIRRAVDLLVAEGLVVRKNGIGLYVEPKLTAQNILEMTGVMKNDTKEDAKKDIKDFYVRKAGTFYAEKFGIKENELVYSVKFIQKNERTVTLDRLILPLGLYPDLQVKDLHIINIIELVNSGKYKLFELEQELQLVLAGNEQMKYMHLKENDPVFKLSSLFYAENQLPIAIQYHYEDAESTKYVVDFN, encoded by the coding sequence ATGAGTGCTAAAAAGCCACTATTCGAAGTGATAGCTTACGAGTTAAGAGAGAAAATTAATCGCGATGAATATAAAGCGGGAATGCTTATGCCCAGTGAATCTGAGCTGCAAGAAATTTTTTCTAGTAGTCGAACTACGATTCGTCGAGCAGTTGATTTATTAGTCGCGGAAGGCTTAGTCGTACGTAAAAATGGTATTGGCTTATATGTCGAACCAAAATTAACTGCACAAAACATTTTAGAAATGACAGGTGTTATGAAAAATGATACCAAGGAAGACGCCAAAAAAGATATTAAAGATTTCTATGTTCGTAAAGCCGGCACCTTCTACGCGGAAAAGTTTGGCATAAAAGAAAACGAACTAGTTTATTCTGTTAAGTTCATCCAAAAGAATGAACGCACTGTTACGCTTGATCGCTTGATTTTACCACTCGGTTTATATCCTGATTTACAAGTAAAAGACTTACATATTATCAACATTATTGAGCTTGTTAATTCGGGTAAATATAAATTATTTGAGCTTGAACAGGAACTTCAACTTGTTTTAGCTGGCAATGAGCAAATGAAATATATGCATTTAAAAGAAAATGATCCTGTTTTTAAACTAAGTAGTCTTTTTTATGCCGAAAATCAGTTGCCGATTGCTATTCAATATCATTATGAAGATGCTGAGTCGACCAAATATGTAGTTGATTTTAACTAA
- a CDS encoding SIS domain-containing protein has protein sequence MKNMDYYVRSEQAVYQHIIENRKVLLQELLEMKHQDYRAVVIFATGSSSNAAFAAELYMSAKLQIPVYVEEPSVSANYMLHLNKDTLYIAISQGGHSYSTIYLVEEIERSGGTVFTLTSDLESPIAKKATNVISMGMDKEEMPYVTLGYSATILVLNLLALEMAQSQGKVQATDYETDLSEMQTIARELPQVIEKAASWVDAHTAELMEAKRIFFIGYGAAYGVAREGETKVTETIRITAFGKELEEYMHGPYIGLAPEDYIIFIEPQGLLENRADKLKDFLAGHVEKVRTIYAGVGKKQTSDLALNLQVNELLTPLFMTIPVHLLSFKISQEKNVNLEISAYPEFDKITKSKI, from the coding sequence ATGAAAAATATGGATTATTACGTTAGGTCTGAACAAGCAGTTTATCAGCATATTATCGAAAATCGTAAAGTACTTTTACAAGAGTTACTCGAAATGAAACATCAAGATTATCGAGCTGTCGTTATTTTTGCAACTGGGTCTAGTTCGAACGCGGCCTTTGCAGCAGAGCTTTATATGAGCGCAAAACTACAAATTCCAGTTTATGTAGAAGAACCATCAGTTTCGGCAAATTATATGTTGCATTTGAATAAAGACACATTGTACATCGCCATTTCGCAAGGTGGGCATAGTTACTCAACTATTTATTTAGTGGAGGAAATTGAACGAAGCGGTGGAACAGTTTTCACACTCACAAGCGATTTAGAAAGTCCAATCGCTAAAAAAGCAACTAATGTAATTAGTATGGGAATGGATAAGGAAGAAATGCCTTATGTCACACTTGGCTATAGCGCCACTATCCTTGTTTTAAACTTATTAGCGCTTGAAATGGCACAGTCACAAGGGAAAGTCCAAGCTACTGATTACGAAACCGACCTTAGTGAAATGCAAACAATTGCTCGTGAGTTACCCCAAGTTATTGAAAAAGCAGCAAGTTGGGTTGATGCACATACTGCGGAATTAATGGAAGCGAAACGAATCTTTTTCATCGGATACGGTGCAGCTTATGGGGTTGCTCGTGAGGGAGAAACAAAAGTAACAGAAACCATTCGTATCACAGCTTTTGGTAAGGAATTAGAAGAGTACATGCATGGTCCGTATATCGGTTTAGCACCAGAAGATTATATTATTTTCATCGAACCACAAGGCTTACTTGAAAATAGAGCCGATAAACTAAAAGATTTTTTAGCAGGGCATGTTGAAAAAGTTCGGACAATCTATGCCGGGGTAGGCAAAAAGCAAACATCTGATTTAGCGCTTAATTTGCAAGTGAATGAGCTACTTACTCCGCTATTTATGACGATTCCGGTCCATTTATTATCTTTTAAAATCTCTCAAGAAAAAAATGTAAACTTAGAAATATCTGCATACCCAGAATTTGATAAAATAACAAAATCCAAAATATAA